The sequence below is a genomic window from Flagellimonas marinaquae.
TTGTTACGTTTTTTAATTGTTATTGTAAATTTTTTGTTTTGCATCTTCAAACTCTTTTAAGTAGGCCACTTTTTCCGTACCTCGGTTAAAGTTCACTGCTAAGAGTTCGAGTGCTTTTTTGGTTTCCTCGTAGGCAAACTCTGCCTTTTCTTGCTCCAAACGCTTTGTTTCTTGGTACTGATTACCAAAATAGATGCCAAAGGTCAAAACTACTGCCGCTGCAACGGATAGCCACTTGTAATAGTTTACTCTAGGTTTTAATGGTACCTGCTTGGTGTACTTTTCTTCCTTGGCCATGGAAAAGTAGTTGAACATGGGCTTGTACTGCTCCAAGTGAGGTGCGACCTCCTCTTGTGAAAAATAGGCCCTAAGTGTTCTTTCTTCGTCCACTGTAGCAGTGGCCTCGAAATACTTTTCCAATATTTTTTCTATGTTACCCAATTCCATAGTTATGTTTTTTTATCAATTCTTCTCTTACTGTTTTTCTTGCCCTCGACAATGCTACGCGCACTGCTGTCGGTTTCATGTCCATGAGCTCGCATATTTCGTCGAACTCGTATTGCTCCACATCGCGTAGTTGCAATATCATTTTTTGTTGTTCTGGCAGGTCTTTTATAATTCGTTCCATCCAGTTTACACTGTCTTCGGCCTCCAATTGTTTTTGTAAGGAGGTGTTTTCATCACTGTAATTACTGTGAACCAATTTTAGGTTCCCTGCTTGCTTGGACTTTAAGCGGTCCAAACAAAAGTTTTTGGTCATGGTCATGGCAAAAGCCTCTACATTTTTGTACTTCCCCATCGACTCGTTCTTAGACCAAAGCTTCAACAAAATTTCTTGAGTGGCGTCTTCCGCTTCTTCTCGGGAGACCAATAGGCGCTTGGCGAGCCTAAAAAGTTTATCCTGAAAAGGCAAAACCACGTTTAAAAATTCTGCTTGTTTCATTTGGTTGTCTTAGTTATTTTAAGGCCTTTCTTATCGACCTACACTATCACGACGATACATATCGAATATTGTTACAAAAAATTTGCGATTTCCTCAGATAAGCCTATTTTGCAAGGTAAATTTATTTGATATAACGTTTGGTTTTACTCTTACCCACCCCAGTTTCTTAGAGTTTGGAACAAAATTTGAGTAAATTCAAAAAAAATTAAGCTATGAAAAAGTACCTCTATCTATTTTTTGGAGCAACACTCCTCTTCACCTCTTGTAGTAGTGACGACAATGAAATTAATAATGGCCCTACCCCCGACCCAGAACCCGGTGCGGATGTTACAGCACAAAATTTTATGTGGCAGGCCATGAACCTTTGGTATTTTTGGCAAGGGGATGTAGAGGATTTGGCTGATGACCGATTTTCCACAAATGCCGAGTACACTGCTTTTTTAGAGGCCAATTCAAATGCCGAAAACTTTTTTTATAGCATTTGTAACAGACATGAGGAGATTTTTGGGGATGACAACGCCATAGATCGATTTAGTTTTGCCAATGATGACTATTCGGAACTGGTAAGTGGCCTATCTGGAATATCCCAAAGTAATGGGGTCGAATTTAGATTGAGCCTGATTAGCGGCACGGAAAATGTTTTTGGCTATGTACTTTACATATGGCCGGATTCCGATGCCTCGACCAAAGATATACAACGTGGCGAGTTTTTCACCAGGGTCGATGGCACCCAACTTACCATTAACAACTACAGGAATCTTTTGTTCGGTGATAACAGCACTTACACGCTTGGAATGGCGACCGTTACCGACAATACCATCTCTGATAGCGCCAAAGAAGTAGAACTTACCAAAATAGAAAACCAAGTCGAGGACCCCATCTTGATTGCCGAAACACTGGATGTAAACGGGACCAAAGTTGCCTATTTAATGTACAACCGTTTTTTAAGCAGTTTCGATGAAGATTTGAACGCTGCCTTTGCCAAATTTGTAGCCGACGGAGCAACAGAACTTGTTTTGGACATGCGCTACAATCCGGGAGGTTCCGTAAACACATCCCGTTTACTGGCCAGTATGGTCTATGGGACCAACACAGGTGAGGTATACATAAAACAAAGGTGGAACGATAAAATACAAGTACAGTTCAGCGAAGAATTTTTAACCGATTATTTTGCAAATTCCACAGGCACCAGCGCCATTAACTCCTTAAATTTAGACCGTGTTTTTGTTATTGCCACAGGTGATTCTGCCTCGGCAAGCGAATTGGTAATGAACGGACTTGACCCTTATATCGATGTAATCCATATTGGAGAAACAACTCGTGGTAAAAATGAATTTTCAATTACCTTGGTAGATGACCCAGAAAACTCTTTTATTTATAATAGTGACCGTGAGGGCAATATCAATGCTGAAAATTCTTGGGGATTACAACCTTTGGTTGGAAGGAACGAGAATGCCGATGGGTTTTATGATTACACCAATGGTTTGGCGCCAGACATTGCCCTAGAAGAAGATTTAACCAATTTTGGAGTCTTAGGCGATGTAAACGAGCCTCTCCTGGCCCGTGCTCTACAAGAAATTACAGGTAGCTCTGCCAAAATAGACTTTACGGTGGAAATGCCCGCAGAATCTTTTACGTCATCTAGATTGGAAACTCCTATAAAGGACAATATGTATTTGGAAAAACCACTACAGTTAAACAACTAATAAAAAAGCGGCCGATCGGCCGCTTTTCTTTTTTTAAAGGTTCAGGCTGAGGCCGACCCTAAAGTTTCGTCCTCTGGTGGTGAACCCAAGCAACTCCCTATAATCCTCGTTCAACAAATTATCCGCGTTGACAAAAACATTTAATTTGTTTTTGATCAACTCATGCTGAACAGAAAGATTCAATATTGAAAACGGGTCAAGGGCTACATCGGTAAAAGTAGAAAAATCAGTATCAAAGCGCTCACCGGTATAGGCATAGCTCAAAGATGCATTGGTACTTTCACAAAACTGATACCATACAGAAACATTGGCCTTGTGCTTGGGAATACGTATGGCATTGTCGCCTTTCCGTTCCGTAAAGGTATAATTGGCATTTACACTAAAATTGCTCAAAGGCAACCAAGTTGCTTCCACTTCCACCCCGTTGGCATCAATCTCATCGGCAACATTTATCGTTGTAAAGTTAGCATCGTAACCAATGGCATTTGTTTCGTTTCTATCAAAATAAACCGTACTGATTCTTAATGTATTGTTCAATTTAAACTCCACGCCCGCCTCAATAGTGGTATTTTCTTCTGGCTCCAAGTCTGGGTTTCCACCAAAAGCACCGAACAACTGGGTCAAGTTCGGTGTAATATAAGAGGTTGCATACGATCCCATCAATTTTATATACCCTTTATTCGTATCAAATACATAAGATGGGTTCAGGTTGTACACAAAATGGTTTCCATATTCGGAGTGATTGTTCAAGCGGGCACCTGCATTCAAATTCAATCCAAAATCCGAAACATAGACCACATTGGCATAAGGATCTACAATGGTAAAATCAACCTCCTCCGCAAAAATAGCCTCGTCCTTAATATAGTTTACTCCAAGTATCGTATGGAACTGCTCTCCAAAAACATATTTATGGTACACATCCAATACCCAATTGTTGCCTTCGGTAGTGCTTTCACCAAAAGTATCGTTGGCCATGGACTCGTAATCTGTATAGGCCGCATTTAAGTGAACCGATCCTTTGCCATACTCAAATTCAGAGGAAACCCCAACCCTTTGCTGCTCGTTCTCCCCTACATTTGGAGCTTCGGCCAAAGAAGCATCATATTCATTCCTAAATTTGGTTTGATTGCCATATAGCTGAACGCCGAACCTTTCCGTAAATTGATAGCCAAACCTTACATTGGTGCTGTAATTTGAAAAAACATCCTCTTCATTTTCAGGTGTCACAGCAGCAGACAATCCACTTTTGTACCGATTGGAAAAATCCACCCCATAATTGAACTTGCCCAATGTGCCATTTACATTTGCGGAATTTTGAATGCTACCTATATTATAATTCTGGTCCTCCGCAGTTTGATTGGTCCCAACACTGGTTTCAAAATTACCGGCTATCTTCTTTTTGGAACTCTTTTTTGTTGTAATGTTGATCACCGCAGTAACTGCATTGGTTCCGTAAAGTGTGCTGGCCGCTCCTTTAATGATCTCAATGGACTCAATTGTACTGGGAGACAGCAGACGTAGATCATATTCGGCAGAAAATGTGGATGGGTCGGCCACACGAACGCCATCGATAATGATCAAGACCTGTCTGCCACGGCCACCCCGGGCGTAAACCCCTAGCACATCGCCATCCCTGCCCCGGCTACCGGCAATTTCGATACCACTTTTTGTGTTGATGATCTCGGCAACCGTTCTGCCCTGGTTTCGCTGCATTTCCTCAGCTGTGATCTTGATTACCGTTTTTCCTGAGTTTTCACGCTTCAATTCAAATTTTGAGTCGCTAACAACAACCTCGTCCAGTTGTTGAACTTTAAGTGAATCTTGCTGTATCTGTTGTGCAAAGACCCCCTGTCCCGCTAATAAAGCGGTAATTAACCATAAATGATTTTTTTTCATTTCGTTTAATTGAATAAACGGGAGAATAGTATGTGTTGCATACGTAAACCTTTATCCCGAAAGTTTAACAATGTTTGTTTGAATGTGGCAGGTCTCCTGGCTTGTGTTTTGCCTCCTACCTTCCCGCCCATTGGGCAGTGGTTTTAGAAGATGAGACAAACGCCCAATACTTACTTTTAAAAAACAGTAATTCTTGGGCACAACTTACAGTTGCGGGAACAGCTCCGGATTTGCACCGGATTCCCTTTTAATCCCACGGAAAACCGTGAGAACCAAAATTCGAGGCCAAAGCTAATCAATCTGTTTAATCTTTTTCCTCAAAAATTAAATAATCTTACTTTTGGGCCATGGCAAAACAACAATGGTCAATTCTAGTTTTAGGATTTCTTTTGATGACTTCGGTAGGTTGCAAACAGGAAAAAAAACAGCAACCTTCCCAAAATCAAGAATTAGATTCCAAAGTAAAATATGCAACCGGATTTAAAGTAACCAAAGAGACCGATCTTACAATAATAGAGGTCACCGGGGCTTGGCCCGGGGCAAAAAGTTTTAAATATGCGTTGGTCCCCAAGGAAAAATTACCGTCCATTACTCTACCAAAAGATGCATACGATGCCATTATCGCCACCCCAGTAGAAAAGGTGGTGCTCACTTCCACTACCCACATAGAACCCTTACAAAAACTAGGGGCATTAAATACCGTAATCGGCTTTCCAAATACGGACTACATTTCAACACCCGAGGCCAGAGAGCGAATTTCGGCAGGGCACATAAAGGATTTGGGAATGAATGATGTTCTCAACACAGAAATGGTATTGGCCCTAGACCCCGAACTTATTTTTGGATTTAGCATTAATGAGGAGAACAAGGCCTACGATATTTTAAAACAGGCAGGAATTCCAGTAGCCTACAATGGTGATTGGGTGGAGCATACCCCGCTCGGTAAAGCCGAATGGATCAAGTTTTTTGCTCCATTTTTCAATAAGGAAGCCCTGGGCGATAGTATTTTCACAGAAGTAGAATCATCTTACAAACAAGCAAAAGAGATTGCAAAAAAAGCAAAATCCAAACCTACCGTGCTAACCGGGGGACTTTACAAGGATGTGTGGTATGTGGCTGGGGGCCAAAGTTGGATGGCCCGCTTTATAAAAGATGCAAATGCCGATTATGCGTGGGCTTCCACACCCGAGACCGGAAGCATTGGGCTAAGTCTCGAATCGGTTTTGGAAAAAGCCCAAGATGCCGAATTTTGGTTTAACCCATCAGCACAAACCACTTACGAACAAATAAAAGCCGCAAATACACATTACGGCCGGTTTTCTGCTTTTACGAACCAAAAAGTATATTCCAATGCCATTGAAAAAGGCGAAACCGGTGGACTTATTTTTTACGAATCGGCACCTCACCGACCCGATGTGGTCTTAAAGGATTTTATTAAGATATTGCATCCGGAACTATTACCGGAACACCAGCTGCAATTTATCAAACCCATAAAATAAATGCCATTCACAAGAACATATCGCATTTCCTTTTTGCTATTGTTGGTTGCATTATTATGTTCTTCGTTGTTGAATATTAGTTCAGGATCGGTTTCCATCCCCTTTGCCGACGTGCTATCTATTTTGCTTGGAAAATTGCCAAAGACAGACTCTTGGGAATATATTATATGGAACTATCGGATTCCAAAAGCATTTACCTCCATATTGGTTGGCGCAGGATTATCCTTGAGCGGTCTTTTAATGCAAACATTGTTTAGAAATCCATTGGCCGGACCTTTTGTTTTGGGAATAAGTTCCGGGGCCAGTTTGGGTGCCGCACTACTGTTAATGGGCTCAACATTTTTAACCGGTTTTGCTACCTTTTCTTTTTTGAGCGATGTTTCCCTCGCCATCGCGGCCAGCATTGGAAGCTTTTTGGTTCTCTTTGTTGTTATGCTTGTCGCACAACGGGTAAAGGACACCATGGCTTTACTGATCATCGGTTTGATGTTCGGTAGTATTACCTCGGCCATAGTCAGTGTGCTCGCTTATTTTTCGAGCGCAGAAAATTTACAACGCTTTATTTTTTGGTCGTTCGGAAGCGTTGGGAACCTATCTATTGACCAATTATTGCTTTTAGGAACTATTGTTGCCATGGGGGTGTTGCTCAGTGTGCGCTCCATTAAATCATTGAACGCTTTTTTGCTGGGTGAAAATTATGCGCAAAGCTTAGGGGTTTCCTTGAAAAAATCACGATTGACCATCATTATCGCCACTGGTTTATTGGCCGGGGGCATCACAGCCTTTGCCGGCCCAATCGCATTTGTTGGCCTGGCCGTTCCGCACCTTACCCGTCAAATTTTTGATACCATGGAGCACAAAGTATTGATCCCGGCCGTAATGCTGTACGGGGCCATTTTAATGTTGTTGTGCGATACCTTGGCCCAATTGCCCAACTCCGCTAGTGTATTGCCCATAAACGCCATCACCTCTTTGGTCGGTGCACCGGTTGTTATTTGGATTTTGGTCCGTAAACGCAAAATGATGTTCTAATGGCTAAAGTTGACGAAAACATACTATCCATAAAGGATTTGACCATTGGATACGATTCAAGAGTCGTAGCTGAACATATCAATTTTGACTTAAAAGCTGGAATGCTCTGCGGAATTGTGGGCATAAACGGTATTGGAAAATCTACTCTACTTCGCACTTTGGGCGGGTTTCAACCCAAAATATCCGGTGATATAATTTTGAACCATAAAAACTTGAAAGATTACACCGCTTCCAATTTATCCAAAGAACTTAGTGTGGTATTGACGGAGCAACCTGCTTCTAAAAATCTGACCGTTCAAGAATTGATTGCATTGGGCCGCCAACCGTACACCAATTGGTTGGGCTCACTTACCGAACTGGACAAGGAGCAGATACGATCAAGTGTGGCCGCTTTTTTGCTGGAAGACCTTAAACACCGAAAATGCCATGAGCTCAGCGATGGCCAGATGCAGAGGGTACTGGTGGCCCGCGCCATGGCACAGGACACCTCCATAATTTTGCTTGACGAACCTACCACCCACTTAGACCTGTACCACAAAGTACAGATTCTTAAAATGCTCCAGGAATTGGCCCACAACAAACATAAAACCATCCTTTTTACAACCCATGAAATAGAATTGGCCATCCAACTGTGCGATCGAATATTAATTTTGGACGGTAAGCACCAACCCTTTGGCGACCCCTGCAAATTGATAGAAAAGCAGCACTTTGACCGTCTTTTTCCATCGGAAATGGTAAAGTTTGATGCTAAAACAGGTTCGTATAAGGTTTCAAAATAGGAACAACATTCCTGATGCACAAAACTGCTTTTTTAAATCAAAAACAGTCAATATTTATATTGTGGATTTCCTAAAAAGCCCGAATGACATTTTATCTTTGTAATCCATTATCTTTATCTTCAATAAACAATTTAATGAGCACAGTATTTATCTATTTGATTATTGGCTTAATAGCAATGGCCCTAGGCCTTTTTGTCGGTATTTATATCCAAAAACTGAAAACCAAATCGAACGAAAGTGTTTGGGGGGAGCGAGAACAACAACTAAACGCCACTATCACATCCCTAAAAGATAGAATACAGCTAAACGAGGAGGACCAAAAACAGTTGCAACGGGAAAAAGAACAGCAAAGCAATCAAATTGTTCGGTACCAAGCAGATTTGGAGAACCTTCAAATAAAGAACAAAGAGCAGAAAGAAGAAGTTGAAAAGCTACAGGAAAAATTCACAAAGGAATTCGAAAATTTGGCCAACAAAATTTTGGACGAAAAAAGTGAAAAATTTACCAAGAGCAATAAGGAGAACATAGAAAACATACTTACACCTCTCAATAAAAAGATTAAAGAGTTCGAGGAAAAAGTTGAAAAATCCCAAAAGGAAAACATTAGCATTAACTCTTCCCTAAAACAACAGTTGGAAAGTCTTCAACAACAAAACTTAAAAATTACCCAAGAAGCGGAAAACTTGACCAAAGCCTTGAAAGGCGACAGCAAAATGCAAGGTAACTGGGGCGAATTGGTATTGGAGCGCGTTTTAGAAAAATCCGGCTTGGAAAAAGATCGGGAATACAGTGTGCAACAAAGTTTTAAGCGTGAAGATGGCAGCAGGGTTATGCCCGATGTGATCATCCACTTACCTGATGGCAAAAAAATGGTGGTAGATTCCAAGGTATCGCTTACCGATTACGAACGTTTTACCAATGCAGAAGAAGAGGATAAAGCTAAATTTTTAAAAGACCACATTAATTCACTGCGCAGGCATGTGGAACAACTCTCCTCCAAAAAATACGAGGATCTCTACGAAATGGAAAGCCCTGATTTTGTTTTAATGTTCGTTCCGATAGAACCTGCATTTGCCATCGCCATTAATGAGGACAATTCTCTCTACAATAAAGCCTTTGAACAAAATATTGTTATTGTTACCCCGTCTACCCTATTGGCTACCCTTAGAACCATAGATTCGATGTGGAACAATGAAAAACAACAACGAAACGCTATGGAAATTGCTCGTCAGGCTGGAGGCCTTTACGATAAATTTGTCGGTTTGATAAATGATCTGGACTCGGTGGGAAAAAGTATTAAAAAGTCACAGGAATTTTATATTGGAGCAATGAAAAAGCTTTCTGAAGGAGATGGGAATTTGATTAGAAGAGTTGAAAGGTTAAAGAAGATGGGGGCTAAAGCCAAAAAGGATATGCCTGAAAATTATTTAAAACGCGCCCACGAAGACGATTTTGAAGAACTAAACTAGAGAACGAACCATGAAAAAATTCCTTACCATTTTTATTGCTGTCATTGTAATTGGCATATTGGGATATTTTGCATTTGTATATTACGTTCCCTATAGCGAGGGATACCGTTCCGGGGAACTGATCAAGTTCAGTAGAAAAGGTGTATTGGTAAAAACATGGGAAGGACAGATAAGCCAAGGATTATCCGGGACCAATGTATTCTCCTTTTCGGTGGAAGATGGAGAAAAAGAAATCATTGAAAAAATGAAGGAATACCAAGGACAGTATATTAAAATGACCTACAAGGAGCGCTACGCCACCTTTTTCTGGTTGGGCGACACCAAATACTTTATCACCGAGGTAAAATCCGAAAAATCACCCATTTTTAGAAATTAAAGCTATCTTTTTACGACCGCATACAAAGGAAACCAACTTATCTCTTTGAAAAAACGAGATAATTATAAACTATGAAAAAGTTCAAATCATCCAGAGAAAGTAGAGTGTCCATAACCGAACTTATGTTGCCCTCCCACTCCAACTTTGGTGGAAAAGTACACGGAGGGCACATCCTAAACCTTATGGATCAAATTGCATTTGCCTGTGCGTCCAAGCATTCACAAAGCTATTGCGTTACAGCATCGGTAAACCGGGTGGATTTTCTTAACCCGATCGAAGTTGGCGAACTGGCCACGCTAAAAGCGTCCATCAACTATACCGGTAAAACTTCAATGGTGGTGGGAGTACGTGTTGAGTCCGAAAATGTAACTACGGGAGAAGTAAAACACTGCAATTCCTCTTATTTTACCATGGTCGCCAAAGGAAAAGATGGCAAAAACAAAGCAGTGCCCGGACTTATCCTAAAAACAAAGCAGGATATACGCCGCTTTGCCCGCAGCAAGGAACGTAAACAATCAGCGTACAAACGCGATAGCAAATACGAATCCAACAACTTTAAAGTAAACGAATATTTAGAGTTTTTGGAAGGTGAAAATGTTAAGATGGATCTTGATTGAGCTTGGCCGCTGCTTCCTCGTCCAAAAACCAAACTAAATTTCCTGATGCAGGATTCACCAAAGAGGCAGGGTAAACTTCGGAGCCTTTGGTTTTTTCCACTACCACCTTCACTTTTTCGGCTTTTGATGCCCCTGTGACCAAAAAGGCCACCTCTTTGGCCGCATTGATCACCTTGCCATTTATGGATACCCGTTTTTGACCGGACTCTGGATGATTGGCAACTACACAATGGTCATCGGAATCCCAAAGTTCTATCTCGTGCGGAAATATTGATGCTGTATGCCCATCATCGCCCATGCCCAATATTACCAAATCAAATTGGGGAACCCCTTGCACCCTATCGAGATCAATTTCCAATAGATTGGCATATCGCATTGCTTCGTTTACGGGATCCTTTTCGCCCAAAATACGATTGATGTTCTCCTTGGGCACCTCTATTTTAGAGAAAAGATGCTCGACCGTCATTTTATAATTGCTCTGATCATCGGTCGGCGGCACACAACGCTCATCGCCCCAATAAAAATGTACTTTGTTCCAATCCACTGTACCTGCATATTTCCGGGCCAATAGATCAAAAACTATTTTTGGCGTACTACCGCCGGACAAGGCCACATGAAAAGCACCTGCCTCTTTCACTTTATTTACAAAATAGTCCGAAAAATTTTCGGCTACTTCCTGCTTGTCCCTATATATTTTTAACTCCATCTTAATATAGTTTTCGTTTCTCGACTTTTAGTTCGGCTACGCCCAGTATTACAATTATAACAGAGAAGTATTGACCATTGCCGATTGCTTTCTGCTTACTGTATTTAACAAATCACACAATATCCCGGGTCGTCGGCTAAATTCTCGCTAGGATTGCGCCAGTATCCTTCTTCTTCAATTAGGTCATCGGCATTTTCAGGTCCCCAGGCCCCTGCACCATATCCGTACATACGAACATCCTTGCCATTTTTCCAATAATTTAGAATCGGATCTACAAACTCCCATGCTGCTTCCACCTCATCCGCTCTGGCATACAAGGTTGCATCACCTTGC
It includes:
- a CDS encoding RNA polymerase sigma factor; translated protein: MKQAEFLNVVLPFQDKLFRLAKRLLVSREEAEDATQEILLKLWSKNESMGKYKNVEAFAMTMTKNFCLDRLKSKQAGNLKLVHSNYSDENTSLQKQLEAEDSVNWMERIIKDLPEQQKMILQLRDVEQYEFDEICELMDMKPTAVRVALSRARKTVREELIKKHNYGIG
- a CDS encoding S41 family peptidase, giving the protein MKKYLYLFFGATLLFTSCSSDDNEINNGPTPDPEPGADVTAQNFMWQAMNLWYFWQGDVEDLADDRFSTNAEYTAFLEANSNAENFFYSICNRHEEIFGDDNAIDRFSFANDDYSELVSGLSGISQSNGVEFRLSLISGTENVFGYVLYIWPDSDASTKDIQRGEFFTRVDGTQLTINNYRNLLFGDNSTYTLGMATVTDNTISDSAKEVELTKIENQVEDPILIAETLDVNGTKVAYLMYNRFLSSFDEDLNAAFAKFVADGATELVLDMRYNPGGSVNTSRLLASMVYGTNTGEVYIKQRWNDKIQVQFSEEFLTDYFANSTGTSAINSLNLDRVFVIATGDSASASELVMNGLDPYIDVIHIGETTRGKNEFSITLVDDPENSFIYNSDREGNINAENSWGLQPLVGRNENADGFYDYTNGLAPDIALEEDLTNFGVLGDVNEPLLARALQEITGSSAKIDFTVEMPAESFTSSRLETPIKDNMYLEKPLQLNN
- a CDS encoding TonB-dependent receptor plug domain-containing protein, whose protein sequence is MKKNHLWLITALLAGQGVFAQQIQQDSLKVQQLDEVVVSDSKFELKRENSGKTVIKITAEEMQRNQGRTVAEIINTKSGIEIAGSRGRDGDVLGVYARGGRGRQVLIIIDGVRVADPSTFSAEYDLRLLSPSTIESIEIIKGAASTLYGTNAVTAVINITTKKSSKKKIAGNFETSVGTNQTAEDQNYNIGSIQNSANVNGTLGKFNYGVDFSNRYKSGLSAAVTPENEEDVFSNYSTNVRFGYQFTERFGVQLYGNQTKFRNEYDASLAEAPNVGENEQQRVGVSSEFEYGKGSVHLNAAYTDYESMANDTFGESTTEGNNWVLDVYHKYVFGEQFHTILGVNYIKDEAIFAEEVDFTIVDPYANVVYVSDFGLNLNAGARLNNHSEYGNHFVYNLNPSYVFDTNKGYIKLMGSYATSYITPNLTQLFGAFGGNPDLEPEENTTIEAGVEFKLNNTLRISTVYFDRNETNAIGYDANFTTINVADEIDANGVEVEATWLPLSNFSVNANYTFTERKGDNAIRIPKHKANVSVWYQFCESTNASLSYAYTGERFDTDFSTFTDVALDPFSILNLSVQHELIKNKLNVFVNADNLLNEDYRELLGFTTRGRNFRVGLSLNL
- a CDS encoding ABC transporter substrate-binding protein, yielding MAKQQWSILVLGFLLMTSVGCKQEKKQQPSQNQELDSKVKYATGFKVTKETDLTIIEVTGAWPGAKSFKYALVPKEKLPSITLPKDAYDAIIATPVEKVVLTSTTHIEPLQKLGALNTVIGFPNTDYISTPEARERISAGHIKDLGMNDVLNTEMVLALDPELIFGFSINEENKAYDILKQAGIPVAYNGDWVEHTPLGKAEWIKFFAPFFNKEALGDSIFTEVESSYKQAKEIAKKAKSKPTVLTGGLYKDVWYVAGGQSWMARFIKDANADYAWASTPETGSIGLSLESVLEKAQDAEFWFNPSAQTTYEQIKAANTHYGRFSAFTNQKVYSNAIEKGETGGLIFYESAPHRPDVVLKDFIKILHPELLPEHQLQFIKPIK
- a CDS encoding FecCD family ABC transporter permease; the encoded protein is MPFTRTYRISFLLLLVALLCSSLLNISSGSVSIPFADVLSILLGKLPKTDSWEYIIWNYRIPKAFTSILVGAGLSLSGLLMQTLFRNPLAGPFVLGISSGASLGAALLLMGSTFLTGFATFSFLSDVSLAIAASIGSFLVLFVVMLVAQRVKDTMALLIIGLMFGSITSAIVSVLAYFSSAENLQRFIFWSFGSVGNLSIDQLLLLGTIVAMGVLLSVRSIKSLNAFLLGENYAQSLGVSLKKSRLTIIIATGLLAGGITAFAGPIAFVGLAVPHLTRQIFDTMEHKVLIPAVMLYGAILMLLCDTLAQLPNSASVLPINAITSLVGAPVVIWILVRKRKMMF
- a CDS encoding ABC transporter ATP-binding protein, with protein sequence MAKVDENILSIKDLTIGYDSRVVAEHINFDLKAGMLCGIVGINGIGKSTLLRTLGGFQPKISGDIILNHKNLKDYTASNLSKELSVVLTEQPASKNLTVQELIALGRQPYTNWLGSLTELDKEQIRSSVAAFLLEDLKHRKCHELSDGQMQRVLVARAMAQDTSIILLDEPTTHLDLYHKVQILKMLQELAHNKHKTILFTTHEIELAIQLCDRILILDGKHQPFGDPCKLIEKQHFDRLFPSEMVKFDAKTGSYKVSK
- the rmuC gene encoding DNA recombination protein RmuC yields the protein MSTVFIYLIIGLIAMALGLFVGIYIQKLKTKSNESVWGEREQQLNATITSLKDRIQLNEEDQKQLQREKEQQSNQIVRYQADLENLQIKNKEQKEEVEKLQEKFTKEFENLANKILDEKSEKFTKSNKENIENILTPLNKKIKEFEEKVEKSQKENISINSSLKQQLESLQQQNLKITQEAENLTKALKGDSKMQGNWGELVLERVLEKSGLEKDREYSVQQSFKREDGSRVMPDVIIHLPDGKKMVVDSKVSLTDYERFTNAEEEDKAKFLKDHINSLRRHVEQLSSKKYEDLYEMESPDFVLMFVPIEPAFAIAINEDNSLYNKAFEQNIVIVTPSTLLATLRTIDSMWNNEKQQRNAMEIARQAGGLYDKFVGLINDLDSVGKSIKKSQEFYIGAMKKLSEGDGNLIRRVERLKKMGAKAKKDMPENYLKRAHEDDFEELN
- a CDS encoding 6-phosphogluconate dehydrogenase is translated as MKKFLTIFIAVIVIGILGYFAFVYYVPYSEGYRSGELIKFSRKGVLVKTWEGQISQGLSGTNVFSFSVEDGEKEIIEKMKEYQGQYIKMTYKERYATFFWLGDTKYFITEVKSEKSPIFRN
- a CDS encoding acyl-CoA thioesterase, translating into MKKFKSSRESRVSITELMLPSHSNFGGKVHGGHILNLMDQIAFACASKHSQSYCVTASVNRVDFLNPIEVGELATLKASINYTGKTSMVVGVRVESENVTTGEVKHCNSSYFTMVAKGKDGKNKAVPGLILKTKQDIRRFARSKERKQSAYKRDSKYESNNFKVNEYLEFLEGENVKMDLD
- the pgl gene encoding 6-phosphogluconolactonase, which gives rise to MELKIYRDKQEVAENFSDYFVNKVKEAGAFHVALSGGSTPKIVFDLLARKYAGTVDWNKVHFYWGDERCVPPTDDQSNYKMTVEHLFSKIEVPKENINRILGEKDPVNEAMRYANLLEIDLDRVQGVPQFDLVILGMGDDGHTASIFPHEIELWDSDDHCVVANHPESGQKRVSINGKVINAAKEVAFLVTGASKAEKVKVVVEKTKGSEVYPASLVNPASGNLVWFLDEEAAAKLNQDPS